The following is a genomic window from Miltoncostaea oceani.
CGGTGCCTCGTCGGCCTGGTGCTCGCCGTCGTCGCGGTCGGCCTGGTCGGCGCCGCCGGCGCCGGGCTGGCCGCCGTCCTCGGGGGGGTGGTCGCCGCCGTCGGGGCCGTCGACCTCATCAACCACCGCCACGTGCGCGCCCGCGAGGAGGCCACGGGCGAGGCGATCTACCGCGAGCTCGGGAGCTCCCCGTTCGCGGCGGGCCGCCGGCCGCTCTACACGCTGCCCCTGAACGAGAGCACGCTGGCGATGTAGTCGCGGGTGTCGTCGTACGGGCCGCGGGCCCGCATGGCGGCGAGGCCCTGGTAGTAGGCGCCGATCGTGACGCGGGTGTCCCCGGACTGGCGCTGCAGCCACGCGAGGTAGGCGACGCCGCCCTCGATGTTGTCCTCCAGGCGCGTCGGGTCGAGCCGGCGCCCGAGCACCGCGGGGCCGAACCAGCGCGCCGTCGCCGGCATGAGCTGCATGACGCCGATGGCGCCGGCGTGGGACCGGGCGCTCTGGATCCAGCGGCTCTCCTGCCACGCGATGGCGCGGGCGAGCGACGGGTCGACGCCGTGGCGACCCGAGTAGAGGTCGAGCAGCGCCCGCACCTGCGTCGGTGACGTCGACGACGCGCCGGAGGCGGGGGCCCCGCCCGGCACGCTGAGGCGGCGGCCGACGGCGAGCACGTTCGGGTCGGAGATGCCGTTGAGCGCCGCCAGTGCCGCGACCGTGGTGCCGTGGCGCGCCGCGATGCCGGCGAGGGTGTCGCCGGACCGCACCGTGTAGCCGCCGGCGCTCCCACCGGATCCGACGGGGACCATGCCCGCGGGGACGCCGCCGCCACCGGGGACGGTGAGGCGGCGGCCGACGGCCAGGACGTTCGGGTCCGAGATGCCGTTCGCGCGGGCGAGCGCCCCGACGGAGGTGCCGTGCCGTGCCGCGATCGCGCCGAGGGTGTCGCCGGACCGGACGGTGTAGGAGCCCCCGCCGGACGACGTGCCGGTGACCGCGACCGACGTGCCGGAGCCCGGCAGGCGCAGGCGGGTGCCGGCGCGGACGACGTCGGGGTCGGCGATGCCGTTCGCCGCCGCGAGGGCGGTGGCCGTGGTCCCGTTGCGGGCCGCGATGGCGCCGAGGGTGTCGCCGGACCGGACGGTGACGGTGGCCGCGGAGGCGGTCCCGAGGCCGACGATCAGCAGCAGCACGATGCCCGCGGCGAGGAGCAGCAGGCCCTGGAGGGGGGTGGGTCGGAGAGCGCTCATGCGCGGACTATCGGGCTTCGCGCGCAGGTTTCCAGTCCTCCCACCCCCTCCCCGCCTCCCTCTTTTTCCGGGGCCCCCCTCCCCCGGGGCGCCCCCGCCCCTCCCCCGCCCCCCCGCGCCGCCCTTTTCGGCTAAGGATGGCCGGGACAGCGGGAAGGAGGCCGGGTGGTGGACCCCGTCGCGGGGACGCTGGTCGTGGGTGCGGGGCTCGCCGGCAGCGCGGTGGCGATGCACCTCGCCGAGATGGGCGAGGACGGCGTCGTGGTCGTCGACCCCGACCTCGCGGGCGTCCGCTCCTCGTCCGAGCTGAACGCCGGGGGCGTGCGTGCCACGTGGTGGCGGCCGGTCAACGTCGACCTGTGCGCCGCGACGATCGCGGAGCTCGCCGGCCACGGCGACGCCGTCGGGTTCCGCGAGCGCGGCTACCTGTGGCTCCACCGGCCCGGCCGGTGGGAGGAGGCCGTCGCCCACGTCGCGATGCAGAACGACCGGGGCCGCGAGGTGGAGCTGCTGACGCCCGCCGAGGTGCGGCGGCGGTTCCCGTTCATCGACCGCGTCGACGACCTCGCCGGCGCGACGTTCTCGCCCCACGACGGGCTGGTCGACCCCCACGCCGTCCGCGAGCTCTACCGGGCGCGGGCACGGGCGGCGGGGGCCCGGTTCGCCGACCGGTCGATGGTGACGGCGGTCCACGTCCGGGACGGGCGGGTCACCGGCGCCGACGTGACGGAGGTCGACGCCCCCGGGGCGGACGCCGCCCTGCAGGGCGCCCCGGCGCGGGGCGCCACGACCCGCGTCGCCTGCGCGCGCCTCGTCAACGCCGCCGGTCCGTGGGCGGCACCGCTCGCCGACCTGATGGGCGCCCCCGTGCCCTGCCGGGCGGTGCCGCGGCAGGTGTGCCTGGTCGGCACCCGCGACGTCGACCTCTCCCCCTACGGGATGATCGTCGACGCCACCGACGTCTACCTGCACCACGAGGCGGAGGGGTTGTTCCTGGCGGGCTACTCGCCCCCCGGCGACCCCCCGGCGTACCGCTTCGACTACGAGGGCGCCGCGTTCTTCGAGCGCGAGATCTGGCCGCGCCTCGCCCACCGCGCGAGCGCGTTCGACCGGCTCGAGCACGTCCGCGGCTGGACGGGCCTGTACGAGCTGTCGCCCGACAACTCCGCCCTGCTCGGCGCCGTCGGCGGCCTGCGGGGGGCGTTCGAGATCCACTCCTTCTCGGGCCGAGGGGTGATGCAGTCGTGGGCCGCGGCGCTCGCCCTGGCCGAGCTGATGGTCCACGGCGAGCACCGCACCTTCCCGTCCGCCGCCGCCCTGTCGGGGGCGAGATTCGCGGGCAACGGGGAGCGGCAACCGGAGGAGCTGCACATATGAGCCTGGATCCGGCGGAGATCGTGGATGCGGGGCGCGAAAGCGCCGCGTCAGGCGGGATTCGGCGTCGCACCGGGAGGGTGACCCCTGCGGTCGCGCCGAATCCCGTATGGCGCGAGCGATCTCGCGCATCCGCGCCGCGAGATACGGCGGATCCAGGCTGAGGACGCTCGGCATCGACCTGGCGGCGTCGCCGGAGGGCACCGGCACCTGCGTGATCGAGTGGGAGCCGGGCCGCGGGCGCGCGGTGGCTGCGCCTCGGACGCGGGGGTCGGGCCGCGTGCGCCGGCCGTCACGACGTGCTCGACGCCCTCGTCAGCGCCCTCGTCGCGCGGGCCGTCGACCGCGGGGCGACGGCCACCCCGCCCCCGGAGCTCGCGGCCCCGGCCCTCCGGGAGGGGTGGATCCACGTCCCCGCGGCTGGCTCGCTCGGGGGCCTCGCGACCGCGTGAGAGCAGTCTCACGCCCGGCTCACGGGGGTCTCACGCAGCGCTCCTAGGTTCCTCCTCGACAGCAACCG
Proteins encoded in this region:
- a CDS encoding NAD(P)/FAD-dependent oxidoreductase translates to MDPVAGTLVVGAGLAGSAVAMHLAEMGEDGVVVVDPDLAGVRSSSELNAGGVRATWWRPVNVDLCAATIAELAGHGDAVGFRERGYLWLHRPGRWEEAVAHVAMQNDRGREVELLTPAEVRRRFPFIDRVDDLAGATFSPHDGLVDPHAVRELYRARARAAGARFADRSMVTAVHVRDGRVTGADVTEVDAPGADAALQGAPARGATTRVACARLVNAAGPWAAPLADLMGAPVPCRAVPRQVCLVGTRDVDLSPYGMIVDATDVYLHHEAEGLFLAGYSPPGDPPAYRFDYEGAAFFEREIWPRLAHRASAFDRLEHVRGWTGLYELSPDNSALLGAVGGLRGAFEIHSFSGRGVMQSWAAALALAELMVHGEHRTFPSAAALSGARFAGNGERQPEELHI
- a CDS encoding LysM peptidoglycan-binding domain-containing protein → MSALRPTPLQGLLLLAAGIVLLLIVGLGTASAATVTVRSGDTLGAIAARNGTTATALAAANGIADPDVVRAGTRLRLPGSGTSVAVTGTSSGGGSYTVRSGDTLGAIAARHGTSVGALARANGISDPNVLAVGRRLTVPGGGGVPAGMVPVGSGGSAGGYTVRSGDTLAGIAARHGTTVAALAALNGISDPNVLAVGRRLSVPGGAPASGASSTSPTQVRALLDLYSGRHGVDPSLARAIAWQESRWIQSARSHAGAIGVMQLMPATARWFGPAVLGRRLDPTRLEDNIEGGVAYLAWLQRQSGDTRVTIGAYYQGLAAMRARGPYDDTRDYIASVLSFRGSV
- a CDS encoding DUF429 domain-containing protein; translation: MRLGRGGRAACAGRHDVLDALVSALVARAVDRGATATPPPELAAPALREGWIHVPAAGSLGGLATA